TAATTTTCTGATATAACGCACATTTATATAATGCTGGCGTGTTGATTTATAACCCTTATTGTCGCCGCAACAATAAACGCAAACGCCAGTTTCAAGTACCTTACTTACACAGTATACACAGAAATAAAATGGCTTtgagcaaacaaaaatatttaaggaaTTTTTAAAGCAGCTGAAAATGCAAGTAATCATAAATAGGTCTTatgtgtacaaaacaaaaacacatacttTCAATTAGTTGTTAAATGTCACGCACTGCTAAGGTTATGCGGTGTTGTTTTTCGCTTTAGCTGCCTTTTCTTTTTCTGCTTTTGATAAGCCAGTTGtgtgaaaagaaaataagattTATCAAGCGCCAGCTGCATGCAAGCAttgcttttataatattttatatataatatttttcaattatacaACAGCAATGCATTGACATACTTTCGcgctacaaacaaacaaacgtgCGATATTTACATTTCACAGCTGATCTTGCTAAACACAGCATGCCGTGGAGCCTACATTTATAAGTAGTACGCgtacatatgtttgcatgtgtgtacaTGTGTTATCGGCTATTTAGCGCGTTCTAAGTCTGCATTTCAATATATAGAACTattgtgtgtaaatatataaaataataaagttaatatttgcacgcatatatttgtatatttatacaaaaaaaaaaaatacaagctCTAGCATCAGCTGCTGTCACTGAagttacacacgcacacatgcacacatgctAAGCCACATTTGCGCTGTTGGGTGTTGTTGAACCTCGCTGATAACGCGTTTGTCTCGCACCCAAGCTGGTTAAtataataatcaataaaaacaaagccTGATCTCTTTGCTCCgtatatttaaagcaaataacaGCAGTGTAGCGCGCAGCACAAcacaagtttaaaaaaaaatatattaaataaatatgtatatattttaaatgtaccggttattttttttcattcaaaaatttttttttcacgaaaaattaatgcaaaactgtttttttccaaaaaaaaaattttggtaaaaaaaattaattttagttttaatataagtaatatttaaaaaaaatttgctaaaacaataaattttagttttagtaaaagtaatatttatttacaaaaattctgcaaattttgctaaaaaaataaattttagttttaataaaagtaatatttatttacaaaaccttttttttttcaaaggataaaattttgctcaaaaaaataaattttagttttaataaaagtaatattttttttataaaaattctgcaaattttgctaaaaaaaataaattttagttttaataaaagaaatatttattgcaaaacCTTTTTTTTCAGAGAATCAAATgttgctaaaaaaataaattttagtttttataagagtaatattttcttttcaagaaaaaaaatttgttaaaaaaaataaattaataaataatagtaatatttatttacaaaacctTTTTTCCAAGAAAAAACtttgctaaaaaaataaattttagttttaataaaagttatatattatatttttacaaaaattccacaaattttgctaaataataaattttagttttaataaaagttatatttttttacaaaaattctgCATTAAATTTTCTGCTTTCTAACATATTCcatattctttgtttttttctttacagACCGATAAATTTCAAACCAACTTCAATACTAAGGAAATTCCATCGACTATTTTTTACAGTTCGTAAATAAATAGTTGCAGCAGCGCATAACggaaagtttgaaaaaacaCCGCAAACCAAAACCAACGATTTTTTAAGTGATTCATTTCACTTtctcaattttctttatttaattttattcgtcTCGATTCAAGCGAGAGAAAAGCCAACAAAAAACCGAACTCATAGAATGGTAGAAGGTGATTCGATTAAGAATAAAAGTGATTGTAAGTATGCAAAAGGTGCTTTTGAAATTATCAATTACGACAATTTAGTATAGACGCCCTTTAATACAATAGCTATTGCGGTGCAGCAAGCTTATTACGAAAATGTTCAGTTTAATTATAAACGTGAGTGACACGCTCAGCAGACAGTGAGCAAACTGCGACTTGCTGGTAGTATGTTAGCAGTAGCTTTTGCTGATAATGAAGTCtgtgcttttaaatatttatatataacatatacataatacaatgtggttgttgtttgtgttttcgtgataataaacaacaaaatgcCTATGCGCTTACAGCATTCATGGCacacattttctaaaaatcacaaaattttcacacctcgaaaagtaataattttgtcataatcgtaaaatttttattaacaaaaaaaaaaccccaccaaaaaaaataaaagaaaaatttgcataatatgGCAACATCTTACGTCATTTTAGGTGTGATAGCAGTGAAGCGCATTTCATTGCGGCTTTTAAAGTTAATGCAAACAATCAATATTAAGAAATTGAACGCAAGCCtactatataacatatatgtacatatatatgcttgtCTGCagctttacatatatgtatatatatagatatatgcatAATCCCGACCTACAATGTTTTCAATCATGTATTAATCAAGACTATCTAATTGAATGCGGCATCAAGGTCAGCTACTCATATACGCCAGTAGTTAAAATTACCACTGATTAACAAgcgtgcacatacatacatacatatatatatatatgtatatgtaaatgtctAGCATATGCATAACAAGTTCACTTTTAAATGATTCATTTGCTGCCTGACAACACATTTTTGTAGCAATTTCTACCAAAAACAGGCTGTGAATCATTTTGTTTTCGTtgatactatatacatacatacaagtatgtaagtatataaaccAGAATAAaggttaacttcagctgcagcGTAGTCTTAATATTGCTCACagctgcattttttatagcataaagggtGTAAAAAGATTTAACttaaacttgattttgttcgatcagagtcgagaaattttaattagatttgtatggcagctatatgctataaaggtccgatctgaacaatatctgcGGTGATTCAATCATTGCCTTAtgcaataatttatgccaaattacaaaaagatatcttatcaaataaaaaagttttccatacaaagacttgatttcgctcaaacagtttgtatggcagctatatgctatagtagtccgatcgcaactatttgtttggagattatagcgttgccttgaacaataatccatggcgaatttcgtgaagatatcttatcaaaaaaaaaaagttttccatataaacaCTTGATTTCGCTCaaacagtttgtatgtcagctatatcatatagtctTCCGATATcggattattttatattttcattattttttatttttgctaaaaactttctcaattaaaaattcttaaaattgtcaCATTTTCCTGCGCGCATCAGCTATTAGaatttattacaacaattatttatgagaaatatttagaaattgtaTATTTCCTTGCCACTTCAACACACTACATATTTCTCTCTCTCCCGCCCTTTACGCGCTTTCAGCCTATAATGTAGAGGCTGGCATCCAACCAAACTACAATAGCAGCAGAAACAACTCGATCGACAATCGTTCCATTCTACAGCCCTATTCATTGGGCAGTGGCGGCAAAGATCCCGAATACCAATTTGCAGCAGTCAACAAGGGTTACGAGACGGACATAAGCAGCGCTGGCGTTGACAAGCATGACGTAGAAAAGGGTAGCGCGGCCGTCATTGAAGTTACCAACGGCGTCGCCATACACGGCGGCAACGGTGGCGGCAGCAATGGCGGAGGCTCTGGCGCCGATGGTCGCCGCTCCACTGGCGTACGGGCCGGTTTCGAGCAGGCCATCGAGCTATGCGGCTATGGCAAATTCCACTATATCCTACTGGCCATTTGCGGTCTGGTGAGCACCAGCGAGGAAATGGACGTCATATCCATGTCGTTCATTTTACCATCAGCAGAATGTGATTTGGATTTGAATACGAGCTCCAAGGGTTGGCTCAATTCGATCATTTTCATTGGCATGATGGTGGGCGCCTATTTCTGGGGCAGCATCGCCGATGCGGTGGGACGTAAGAAGGTGCTCATTGTGATCTCCTTCATGAATGGCTTTTGTATTGTTGCATCGTCATTTTCGCAAACCTACGAATGGTTTATGCTGTTTCGCTTTCTCAACGGCGCGGCGTaagtacacaaacacacataacttatacataaaaataagaaattatagtAAACTTAatcaatacatacatgcatacacacatacaaaaaacatCGATAACAACTCATCAGCAACACACACTAAGCTGAGTCAAATCGCCGGCACAACAATTTCTTTGCCCTTTGCAATGCACACACACTGAGTCGGaattgcaaatatatacatatatatatatatatacacatatatatatatatatacaagcgtGTATGTTTGAATTTTCGCAcataatgaattttaaaatttttttgttgtaattttcacCGTATTCGCGAGGTGTTAATGTGCTAtaacagcacacacacacacacacgcacacacttgcCGCAAgaatgttatttgtttatttacacaaaggggaaaaattttgaaagcgCTCAATGGGAAATTAACTCGTAAACAACATTTTGAAATCATCATCAAATCGACGCTTTTATAATGTGCATTTTGCGCGAACGAACAAATCGCATTAATAACGagtgtatatttatacacacacagTTGCACATTCgcttattaatatttatggCGGCAATTacttatacaaattaaatatagaaaatatttgaaagtcaATTTATAACTGCCGATTTGCGTGTGAGCAAAAtgcatttcgtttttttttgttttgttttgtttgcgcTCGTtcgctgtgtgtgtgtgaagaatgttgctcatacgccgtgtCGCCGTGGCAGTTCGTTGCTACGGCAAACACAGTGGCTGCTGCGTATGGCGCGTGCGCCAACATGTAAATCACACGGCCTAAACGCTGTGAAGTGTTAATTTTCAAAATCCAGtgcttaaagcaacaacaaacaagtgATTAATGCAGCAAATCGGCAGTTTTTTTGAGACGTTGCTTTGTCATTACTTAAAATGAATCACTGCAAGTTGCCACAGCGTCATTAACGgtgtttttaaattgaaaatttttattattttttaacagctGTGCAGCGGTGCGTGAATGAacgcataaaattttttttttaattttttcaaatttttttccaaatatttttaaaattccttGTTATTGGTTTGTAATTTCTAGCGTGTTTtcggcaatattaaaaaaaaaaactattcaatatttttttcataacttttcgaaaatcaatatttttaggtTATGGTTTTAGGCTTCAAAAGTTTGCCTTCcatttccatacttaaaaaatgCCTGTTCTTTGCCGCCACCCAAACACAAATAACTATAATTTCATCCTCATTActcatattttagaaaattatcgTGCTCGCTTGCAACTCTGCAACAAACATTCgtttcaaaacaacaaaaaaacatttcactAAATTTTCGCTCATTTTTTGAACTCACCTTGGCTAAATGTGCGCATTGCTAATTATTGCATCTCATTTTCCACTTTGCAGTCTCGGCGGCAGCGGTCCGGTCATTTGGTCGTACTTCGCCGAATTCCAGCCGAAATCGAAACGTGGCTCCATGTTGAGTTTCATGGCTGCCTTCTGGACTTTTGGTAATCTCTTTGTTGCCGGCCTGGCATGGTTGATCATCCCCAGCAGCATCGGCttcaaaacagatttaattACATACAATTCCTGGCGTATCTTCTTGATGGTGTGTGCCCTGCCATCATTCGTTGTCGCTTTTCTACTCTTCTATCTGCCCGAATCGCCGAAATTCCTACTAACCAAGGGCAAACAGGAAAAGGCGATGGCCATCTTCCGTGGCATTTTCGTGACGAACACCCGCCGACCGGCCGAGCAATATCCCGTTGCCGAATTGGACATCGATGAGAAATTGTTGGCTGAGATTAAGGAAAATCAGGCTGGCGTCAAGGGCAAGTACAGTAAAATGATGTCGAGCATGGCCGAGCACAGTAAACAGCTGTTCACCTCGCCCATACTGAAATTCACGCTCGTCTCGATCATCATCAATTTCACCTTTCACATCGGTTACTACGGTCTGATGATGTGGTTCCCCGAGCTCTTCAATCGCTTCGAGGAATACAGTCGCGATCACCCCGGCGAACGTGCTGGTGTCTGCACAGTGACCGCATATGTCGTCGGTCAGGGTGAGAAGGAGACGGGCACCTGTTCAGCGCATATACCGCAAAGCGTTTTCCAGGAGTCGCTGATTTCACTGGCATCGGCGCTGCCAGCCAACTTGATTGCCATTTTGGGCATGGACTTGTTGGGTCGCAAATTCTTCCTCATCTTCGGCACCATGACGGCTGGTGTGTGCTCGGCTGCCATGTACTTCGTCTTCAACTCTACACAGAACTTGATTGTGACGGCTATATTTAGCGGTGCCATATCGGCGGCCAATGCGGCCTTGGACTGTCTCATCACCGAGGTGTTCCCGACACATTTGCGCGCCACCGGTGTGGCCATATCGATGGTGGCGGCGCGTATGGGTGGCATCATTGGTAACATTGTGATTGCCACACTTTTGGATCAATATTGCCCGGCGCCGACGTTTATTGTGGCCATCCTGTTGATAGGCGGCGGTCTCATGTGCTTGATGTTGCCCAACACAACGCGTAAAGAATTGAACTAATCCATGAAATAGGTATTAGATATTAAGTGGAAGAAGAAGGAAGAAAATAGTAGATGGGAAGAGGCAGCGGGAATGAAACAGGGAGTGCACACAAAcgagtttggtaaaaaatactCGGAACTAACGAATTTCTTGAATGAATCCAGTTGAGTTGGGAACTAATGCATGTACACatattaaaacaataacaaaaacaaaaaccaaaacaaacacaaacaaaaacacacaagcATACACATCTAAGTACTAATGTAATATCGCTTAGGAACTTGTTGTAAATTTTCTAGCCATGTAATATATGTAACTACCgattaatataaaagttaaaagtaaacaaatttacataaatatgtatgtatacacgtaATTACCAAAAAGTGAATTAAAAGTTTCAAAGTAAACGattatcaaaatgtaatttcatattttaaataaaacgttTTAATTAAGATGAAAAAACGATACTTGAATTTGCGTATTAATTTataggaaattattttaaatattttttacaatgttCTTAAAAGCTGCTGTTTTTTCCATACTCCCAGTACATCCTTAATCTTTTATAAAGTGCATAAATAATATGGCAATACTGtacttaaaagttataaaataaaaattcaatacaattatttaccatatcatatttattttaatatttgaacttTCCTTAATTTTAACAGATGAAGTGATGGAAACCCTGCcttaaaatatgttcatattgaAAGTCTTGTAGGTCTTCGTTTGATAACCAGGCAAAATGCTGGCAACCCtgcatgaaaatattttaagaagaatGGTACTGCAATTACCTTTCGTTTGATACCCATAttgctattttaatatttcacgaaaataattcatatggCAACTCTGCtcaaaaaaagtataaagcACAATATATTCAAcaggaattataaaaaaataattgaaagccGAAATCTAGTAACATTTTTTGATGTAAaacctaaattttattttaataggcAAAATGCTGGCAACCCtgcatgaaaatattttaaaaagaatgGTACTGCAATTACCTTTCGTTTGATACCCAtattactattttaatatttcagaaaacTTTCAGATAAATAATTGTGTGGCAACCCtgcactaaaatttttaaaatataaacttgTTTACGAGAATACTAAATTATAGGCAAAAACATGCTGttgtgttttattttgatatatttatttaaatttacagaTGAAGTGTTGGCAAccttacaaacatttttattatattctctaaataaaaaaaattgcagtcACCTTTCTTTAACTACCCATTTACTGAGATAAGagttaactttaaatttaatatttttatttaaaacacttGGCAGCCCTTTTGATGGCattcaaaatatgtaaaaaaatttcaaaaacacacattgcaaattttttcgcagtgtacatatgttacattaaaatattatttttttttatgtattattgcTTTAAGTAGGGTTGCCAGTTgattgcattaaaaatatttaaaactcttccgaaaacataaaatattgtttacaaaaaaatatgccGCAACTTAATTTTTTACAGTCTACATTGaaattgatattattattttaaaaacctGGCAACCTTAATTACgccatttatattattaaaaaaaattattttttcaaaaaaaaatattttaaatttaaaaaaattgtctaaacttaatttttttacgtctgtattaaaaatataataaatactcCTTAAAATTACATGCACA
The sequence above is drawn from the Bactrocera oleae isolate idBacOlea1 chromosome 5, idBacOlea1, whole genome shotgun sequence genome and encodes:
- the LOC106624843 gene encoding synaptic vesicle glycoprotein 2C, giving the protein MVEGDSIKNKSDSYNVEAGIQPNYNSSRNNSIDNRSILQPYSLGSGGKDPEYQFAAVNKGYETDISSAGVDKHDVEKGSAAVIEVTNGVAIHGGNGGGSNGGGSGADGRRSTGVRAGFEQAIELCGYGKFHYILLAICGLVSTSEEMDVISMSFILPSAECDLDLNTSSKGWLNSIIFIGMMVGAYFWGSIADAVGRKKVLIVISFMNGFCIVASSFSQTYEWFMLFRFLNGAALGGSGPVIWSYFAEFQPKSKRGSMLSFMAAFWTFGNLFVAGLAWLIIPSSIGFKTDLITYNSWRIFLMVCALPSFVVAFLLFYLPESPKFLLTKGKQEKAMAIFRGIFVTNTRRPAEQYPVAELDIDEKLLAEIKENQAGVKGKYSKMMSSMAEHSKQLFTSPILKFTLVSIIINFTFHIGYYGLMMWFPELFNRFEEYSRDHPGERAGVCTVTAYVVGQGEKETGTCSAHIPQSVFQESLISLASALPANLIAILGMDLLGRKFFLIFGTMTAGVCSAAMYFVFNSTQNLIVTAIFSGAISAANAALDCLITEVFPTHLRATGVAISMVAARMGGIIGNIVIATLLDQYCPAPTFIVAILLIGGGLMCLMLPNTTRKELN